One window of the Candidatus Omnitrophota bacterium genome contains the following:
- a CDS encoding CrcB family protein yields MHKIILIALAGALGTLARYGLSLAAQRAYGGEFPVGTFAVNMAGSFLFGLIWSLAEERMLISGQTRAILLTGFMGAFTTFSTFMFETGELMRDGEWAPAAWNLLGQNGFGLVALFAGFMVGRLI; encoded by the coding sequence TTGCATAAAATCATTTTGATCGCGCTAGCGGGCGCTTTGGGAACGCTGGCGCGCTATGGCTTGTCTCTCGCGGCGCAACGGGCTTACGGAGGCGAATTTCCCGTAGGGACGTTCGCCGTCAATATGGCGGGATCTTTTTTGTTCGGCCTGATCTGGTCGTTGGCGGAAGAACGGATGCTCATCAGCGGCCAAACCCGCGCCATTCTTTTAACCGGTTTCATGGGCGCCTTTACTACGTTTTCCACCTTCATGTTCGAAACCGGCGAATTGATGCGGGATGGAGAATGGGCGCCCGCCGCCTGGAATCTTTTAGGACAAAACGGTTTCGGCCTGGTCGCGCTCTTCGCTGGATTCATGGTTGGAAGATTGATTTAG